The Malaclemys terrapin pileata isolate rMalTer1 chromosome 2, rMalTer1.hap1, whole genome shotgun sequence nucleotide sequence AGATGGCATGAACAGCATTGCCAGAGGACAGAAAATTCCCATATTCTCTGCTGCTGGTTTGCCCCATAATGAGGTGGGTGCTTTAATGGAGCTCTGACAGCCTTGGGGAAAAACTAGCTGCTGAAGACATTCAGTTCTGCAGTGCAAAGAACTTAAAATAAATGAGCTATGTGATGTTACAAGTGGGGAGACGCTaagaatatttgtgtgtgtaaaatatgcaCAAATTGACACAAAGCTTTAAAACAGAGTAAGTCCTGCTCTCTCAAGATGCTGCTTCTCAAATAATGATTGGCCAGATATTACATAATCTTCCTATTCTAGCACCAGTTTTCTGCTGGCCGTTTTCTCTTGCTTTTGGCCTCAGAGCAAAGTTCTGGGAGACCATTTGTATTTATCCCTGTCAAAAAGTGATTTATTCCCTGAGTTAGTCTGTACAGTAGATAAACAAATGTGCAACTTACTACAGTAGACTTATGCAGCTCCTTCTGCATTCCTCTCAGATTGCGGCTCAGATATGTCGCCAGGCTGGCTTAGTGAAGAAATCCAAAGATGTGATGGACTACAGTGAAGATAACTTCGCCATTGTGTTTGCTGCTATGGGTGTAAGTACCATTATGCTTAGGTACATCATAAAAGTGGTTTCTTTCCAATACTTTCAGAACTGAATAAGATTGATCAATCAATCCAGTTTGCTATTTCACTGGAATTATGAGAACATAATTTTTTAGAGGTACTAGTCACATTTTAGGTCAGTCTGTACTATGCTGTTGTAAAAGCAATACTATTATCCAGGCTGATAAGTCTACCTGTCAAAGTCTGATGGGAGAATGCTTCATGGAGTAGAATGGTATCTGTAAGAATAGGTGATTCCATTGTAATTGGAACACAAGAGGAGAACATTTTAAATGATCCTAAGcactgcctttttaaaaacttaGTTAACTGTGTAAATTGCTCAGATTGCAACTCCTACCACAATTGAAGGGGAAACTTTAATGTATCAGGATATTCTGTTGCTGTCTGTAGCAAGCCATCCTGCTGAGAAATCTAAACGCTCTGTTTCTTAACATATTATGCATCTGTTTTGTAGTGTCATTGCATTGTCACGTTCTCAGATTAGGTGGAGGCAGAATTGTTGTCGTCATTTTGGTCTCACTCCAAATTCTTCTTGGGACAGTGCTTTCTAAAGAGCAATATCACAGTTACTTGAATGGTAGGATGACAATGCACATGCATCCAAGCTAGATCTCTCTGGAGTTGTGCAGGACATCTGACTGTCAGAGGATTGTTGCATGTTCCTTTCCCTCGGTTGACAATTGTCTTCACCTGACTAGGCTTGGTCATGAGAGTAAGGCAAGAGATTTCATCTCTACCCCTCCTACCACATTTGGTCCTGAGCGCTGATTCCTTTGACAATATATTGCACTATGGATAGACTGTCCAACTTTATTCTTAGTCACAGGTTGACTGAAAGGATGGGCTGGTAGTATAGATACTAAAGGCTTGCACCAGCTCTGAACCAATCTTTAAATTCCGATTATATAAAGTAAGTTATTTAAAACAGTTTCCCTGTTTGCAAATGACTACTTGATATTGTGGTTTAGGTGAACATGGAAACGGCTCGGTTCTTCAAATCTGACTTTGAGGAAAATGGCTCCATGGACAACGTGTGTCTGTTCTTGAACTTGGCCAATGATCCAACGTAAGTAGGTAAAATGGCTGTTTTTCCCAGCCAGAAATGTGGAGAACTGGTGCACTGGAAAACATGTCACTATGGTGTCCAAAAGCTGCTGGAAATTGGTTTTGAGAActttagaatcatagggttagaagggaacATAATGgtaatctagtctaacctcctgccaagatgcaggattgttGTCTAAACTATTCAAGACAGATGCCTATCCAGCCTTCTTTTGaaagcctccagtgaaggagcttccacaacacTCCGAgacatctgttccattgtccttaAAAGAAGTCACATTACTGGCTTGTCAAATATCTTGTGTTAGTGACAGTAGGCTCTGAGATACTATAGACCTGGACACTAATTATGTGCATTCCAATTAGTATATTGAAGGTTCACAGGGCTCCTAACCTGTTTCCCCTCTTACTTTTGAGTTGTGCTGTTCAGTATAGGCAGTTGTAACTTCAAAGTACTGGGTAGTGTTGAACATGCCATTCTGTCCTTTCAGCATTGAGCGTATTATCACCCCTCGACTTGCTCTAACCACCGCTGAGTTCTTGGCCTATCAGTGTGAGAAGCATGTACTGGTCATTCTGACGGATATGAGCTCCTATGCCGAAGCTCTACGAGAGGTACTTGTTCCTGTTTAGCAGATAAATGTGTCTGCCTTTTTAGGCATCCTCCAAAAAGGGCTGAGATCTACTGGGAGCATAAAATGAGTAATTTATTCAGGAAACATCTAGCTGTTCTTCAGTCCTTCTTGAGAAGGATacataattcatttaaaaaaagctagTCTGTCAGGTTTTAAGTTATTCCTAACAAATTAGTCTAGATCCAGGCATGGACAGTACATACCGCTGACTTTCCACATTCCATGTTAAACCAGACACATGTAACGTGGGCTGGGTCAGAAATAACAGTGCACAGGAATCTCCTGTTTCAAAACTAATTTATCCAGTTGCTTATAGCTCTAGtgggaaaatgtataaaaattacTGGTGTTTGCATGCAAGGTTAAGCTACTTCTGCATTTCTCAGGCTTCTGAAACTAGCCAGAACTGTGTCATAAAGCATTGCAAAATTGGCTTGTCTGCCTGGATATATAATTCATTTGTAGTGGAGACTGGTTCAGTAGTTCCTTGTTAACCTTGCAGTCAATTTCTGATCAGCATTACAGGATCTGTTTTACACAGGGAATGATCTTCATGCCTGGCTTGTGGGTGCTCTCTTGTAGAGGATTTGAATAGCTGTATTTTGGCACCACCATGTGGCAGGTCCTGTTAATTATTAATATAACTTTATTGGATGCAGTAGTGGACTTTGTCGTGGTTGTGCCTGAACTCTGTGATGAGCTTTGAGTAACTTTGCCTGAATTGCCTGCAGGTTTCAGCAGCTAgagaggaagtgcctggccgACGTGGCTTCCCTGGTTACATGTACACTGACTTGGCCACTATATATGAGCGAGCTGGACGTGTGGAAGGCAGGAATGGCTCCATTACTCAGATTCCTATTCTTACTATGCCCAATGATGGTGAGTCCTGGCCATTGCTTTTCCCTGGGAATAGATCTGCTTTTCACATATGGGCATGTAACATCACTTACTTGTGTCATGTAGTTCTTGGATGTTTTAGCGCTATTGCTGTGTGCATTCCATGGGAGGGTATTGATTGAGGATAATCACATGATGCCTGATTCATACCAGTCAGGAGGCTGGAGTTGCTAGTtttaatcataggactggaagggacctcaagaggtcttctagtccagtcctctgcactcaaggcaggaccaagcattatctagaccatctacAACAAgtctgtccaacctgctcttaatctCCAATGCCTGAGATTCTACAATCATTAAGTTCCTCCCCCTTATTGGGTACTGGAGCTCCTTTAGACTTTGGATAAAGATCTGCAACCTCAGTGTTGGCCAAGAAGAGAAGCTGTACCTTAACAGTAAAAACGTGTCCATCCTATTGTGCAACATATAACCTCTCAAAGGAATCAGATCTGTCATACAGCTGAGGTGCTAATCTGTGTGTGCagtattgtagctgtgttggtctcaggatattagacaaggtgtgaggcaatatcttttattggatccacTTCTGTtcttgaaagagacaagcttttgaatttATGCACCGCTCTGAAGAcccgaagagctctgtgtaagcacaaaagcttgtcttgcaccaacagaagttggtccagtacaaGGTATTACTTCATCCACTTTGTTTCTAGTGCTCTTATATGGTCAGGCCAAATCCCATCAGGCTCAAGAGATGTTTCAAAGAGTTAGAAGTACTCTAATTTCAGCATCCTCGAGAACCAGTTGGAGAGATCATGTATTAAGAGCATTGGATCACCTCAgagttttgaggaaaaaaaatatgcACAATAGCATCTCGCATATAAAATACTTTAGTTCTCCTCACTCTTGAGGTATATGAAGTATCATACCATCTATCAAATGGGCAGTGAGGCACAAAGGTGAGATGACTTTCCCTTTCAATCTTTTGCATGGTAAAGCAACTGCATGTGTCCGGCAATTGGGTAACTAGCAATTTCAAGATGACGTACAGAACAGACTGTCCCTGTAATAATGCATTGCATTGTTTCTAGTAATGGCAGTGCTGACTAGGATTTTAAAATGCCCCTTACATTGGTTTAACAAGCCTATTGGTGGCTTTTATCAAGTCCTTTCGTCCCTTTCCTTAGTGGATGTATTTCTACCTAGTTAAGACTGTTTTGTCATCCTCTGCTTCCTTATGTGCAGTATTTGAATTAGCTTCAAGGCATTTTAAATGGCATACTAATTACATTAGATTATTATGgtatttaaagtaaaatatgcTATTCAGACAGCTTTTATAAAGCTGACACATCAGTGGCTTTGGCTGGCATTAATATAAAAAGCAGGGTCTGAAAACTTAACATAAAACCACTTCCTCTTGCAGATATTACTCATCCCATCCCTGACTTGACTGGATACATTACTGAGGGGCAGATCTACGTGGATAGGCAGCTGCACAACAGACAAGTAGGtaccacacctctgagcaatctTACATGCAAAGTTCTTAGAAGAATGCAGACTAAAACTAACTATTGGCTGGTTTTTCTTCTGACAAAAGATATTGGAGGAAGGACTTTTATAATACTGGTCTGGTTGAGGTTGCAGGTCCTCCTCTTTAGAAGTAGGCAGCCCTGGGGGAGAAGATGCCATAGATTGAAGACTGTAGGTCTAAAAGCAATTGCCTGTTTAATAGAACTGAGTGTCTGAATTACTTGCCATGTGTAAGCTGTCCACTCTGACTTCATTGCAAAGTAAACTTAGCAAGATAACAGATTACAAAGATCCTCTTTGTAGGTTTACAAATCCCTTCCTTACAAATCCCCTCTTGAACTTGAGGGCCAGTCCAAAATGACCACTTCTCAGACTTTCCAGGTTGTGCTATTTCTTTCCATTCTCAGGAGAACTTTTATCTTCATGAGCTAGCTCTTAGGAAGTGGTTTGTATCTGAATTAATACAAAGTTGCAGAAACCATATTTATGAATTTTTGGTGCTGGTACATGCAAACTAACACTGAATACATCGAAGTGCTAGAAGCAGCAGATACCAGGCTACTGGCTTTTTGAACAGTAGTGTGAATGTCACCAACTTTCTCTCAAGTCTCTATACTATGAACAGATTGTAGGGTACATGTAGGAAGAAAACTTTCATGTAACTAACCAATAATGTTGAGCTTCCACATGTTTTTTTCAGTGTTATCCATTAACTTTCTTTTCTCCTCCCAAAGATTTACCCACCTATTAATGTGTTACCCTCCTTGTCTCGACTGATGAAGTCTGCTATTGGAGAGGGTATGACCAGGAAGGACCATTCAGATGTGTCCAACCAGCTGGTATGCATTACCTTTCTTATGTGGAATCTGTATTGAGCTGTACATACACCTGTGCTGCGTCCGTCAAGCACCCTGAAAAGGATCAGACTGGCTAGCACTTTCAAATCTGAAGCCGCTTCACAccttaaagctgagattctgctgtAGTCCACTGATAGCCTTTGTACAAATCTGTTCTATAAGTGACAGACTCCTCCCATCTGGTCTGCTGCTACAAGCCCTTTTCAGTTACTAGGCTTTGTGCACAGACAATATGTAGGCTCTTAATGTACCAATAAATAGTCTGTGGAGTTCTTTCCAGGCTCATTGTGCCAAATGCTGCTTTATCTTTCCACACCAACCACCCTGTTGATGTATTTTGTGCAGTGTGTCATATTATCCAGCAGATGCTGTATATACAGTTAGTCAACTTAAGTTTTTGTTCCTTAAGTAACTTACTCTAAGGCTCTGACACTGCACCCAAAACTGTCGTGTCTGAGCCATGTCATGCTGTTTCTTGCTCCCCCATCCCTCAGCTCTCTTTAAAATCAAAGACTCTGGAATAAAAGCCCCAAATTCTGTTGTCCTATCCACCCAGTACACTGTTGGTTCTGTACGGCACTCCTTGTAACATAGGTCAAACGCCTCATGATCTTGCTTTCTCCcctgttttcccctcccttctaGTATGCCTGCTATGCTATTGGAAAGGATGTGCAAGCTATGAAGGCTGTAGTTGGTGAGGAAGCTCTTAGCTCAGATGATCTTCTTTATCTGGAGTTTCTGCAGAAGTTTGAAAGGAACTTCATAGCTCAGGGTAAGTATGTCTAAAGTATATGGGACATGCTCTGCAAGGCACTCAAACCATGGAGTGACCAGGTCTTGTCTTTGACACGGACCTCTGAGCTGCTCCCATAATTTAGTCTCTTACCTCTTCAGGTCCTTATGAAAATCGCACTGTTTATGAGACCCTGGACATTGGCTGGCAGCTTCTGCGAATCTTCCCCAAAGAGATGCTAAAGAGAATTCCTCAGAGCACCCTGGCAGAGTTCTATCCTCGAGACTCCACTGCAAAGCACTAGCCACGGCTTCATCTCTAGCTCTGTACTCTGTGAAAGGCtgtttattttcctctttcaTGTGTTGGTGTTTACTTGTCACTCCTGTAATTAAAACCAAGAATAAGTGACATGTTGTGCCAGTGTTCCTGATGTGTTAAGCTGATAAGAATTTAAAATATCTCTTTCCAAATCCTGGATCTTCAGTGGTTTTGGTAAAATTTCCTGAGGGGAAGAAGCTTCAAAGTCACCTATCTTTGTAGATGTATGTAATTGCAGTTACTATAATTATGTCTTCTAGACTGACTTCCTTTAAATCATCTCAGGAGAGGGATTACCAGAAGCTGCACTTGGTCTCTAAACCAGGAACAAATATAACTAGTTATTTAGGGGGAGCCAAGGAGCAAGTGGTAGCCCCCCTCTTGCCCAGAGCATCTGCATTCAGCCTGATCatgtgctgctgctgtgctgtTGCCTAGAACAGATGGCACTCTGTGCTGACCTGCTATTGTGATGGATGGACAGACTAGCAAGAGGAAAGTTGGCTACATGGCAGTGTACATCTGATACCAGAACACAATTCACTGTTGGCTTTAATTAGAGCTGTGGGATCCTTGATCATTTTGCTGCTGTCCCCAGAGTTATGCATATATGAAGTTGCAACATTTGCACAAATAATGCTTTCCAAATAGCACAGCAAGATTCCTACCTCTTCAGAGATCCAAAGCAGTAGGTCTCTATATGAGGATCATAGGTTTTGTCCTTATCTTGGACTAGGGAGTCAATCAACCTGTTGAACTGCCCCTTGGAAAAGGTGGAGAAGCAGGAAACTTACTCCAACCATTCCACTCCCTGAAATATAGAAATCACAAATGTGAAAAGGCCCAGTGCTGTCCCAAATCATGCAAACGCCTGATAGTACAACACTGTAGACTGTCCAAAGCTTCAAACTCTCCTCAGTACAAAACTGAACTGTTATCCCATTATAGGAGACAACCTTATACCAGGTCCTCCAGATACAATTGTATTGGTAGTGTTGTGGGGGGCCCCAGTTAATTTTGTAATTTAGAAGTCTTGGACTAAATGATGCAGAGGGGCAGAAGGCAACTCTTGGTACCTATGAAAGGATATTTTGAATTCTGTGTTAAATCATTCTCTGGATGACATTGGGCCTTAAACCATGTTTTAACTTTGGTTTAAATCACCCTTCCAAATATGGATTTGGCTAGCCAGTTTAGATCCAGCCAAACAGTTAAGTGTTTCCAAAACACTCCTAACCCAGCCAGTATCTCCatgcttggaattactttaaatcAGGTTCAAAGCCCACTGCAGAGAGGGTTTTAGAGTTCCTTATTTGCTTTCCATTTCCAGGCTAATCTGGTCAGTTCAAGTTGTTTTGTCTATCCATGCATGAGTTGCAAACCACGTTAGTACCTGCCTAGACAGGTGTTAAACTCAGAGGTGTAACATGGTTTAAACTGTGCCGAATACCCTGACTTCAACTTGTCCCTGATGTTGCCCTGCAGCTCTGTCCTGTGCAGGTCTAACTTTCTATTGTTTGGTCTCCGTAACTCGGGTGCAATAGCAGTTTCTTTAGTGCATTCCATCTTAAAGCTGTATCAATTCTATttttcttggggaggggggaatgggaaggTGTTAGCATGAGAATATTTTAATGTAGAAAATGTGATATCTGAATAagttaaatatgaaaaataaatgttgaagaAATCAAGTCTCAGTGGCTCTATAGTGAAAAGATGCTTTCCTGTGAAGTCATTTGGAATAGACAGCAGGAATATCTCCCAATTCCAGTGAAACCATTTTACACACACATCCGCTATGCTAAACTACAAAACTTGAGACCTACTGGTTAAAATTGTAGCAAATCTTCCTAACATTTGCAGGCAAATTTTACATGagacctgatcctgcacacaTCTCCTTCATTTCCCAACTACAGTTATGGGGGTGGTACTGGTGCATAAAGAGGCATTGGCAAAAAATAGCTCTGCACCTAGAGGACATTTATCCCTGGATTAAATCTTTAATTCTACAAACATGTAACAGTGGACATTGAAACTTGGATAATTACCATGTCTAAGGTGTAGACTTAAGACTAACTGTCCCCAGTATTAGCTGTAGTGACTCAGTGCTCTCATATAGCCATGAGCCCATCTTCCAGTTTCTGAAATACACTGGAAGCTTAGAGTGTGAGGTTGGTTTTATGGTAAGGGGGAGAGGAATGGGACTAGGCAGACcctggttctattcctggatctTCCTGTGCAACCAAGGCCAAATCTCTTCTGCCATTTCTTCAAAAGGGAATAAGATACAGTCAATGAATTAGCTTCAGTTACCAACATTCATAGTGGCTTTTGAACTGATGATTGTTttatgaaaatggaaaatattacaGAAGTACAGACCTCCTGAGAAGCATATATTATGGTGCTGGGTTCCTGACAACATctaacagaggggagaggagatggcAAGGAGTAGGGGGTAGCAACCACCTAGCTTTCTTCCAGTGGCAGGATCACAACCAAACCTGCTCTGAAAATTGCCTGGATCATCTTGGGTCTGTGCACAGAGCCAAGCACTAGTCAATTACTATGGTTTCTTCATGGCTCTCCACTAATGCAAATAATTTGTCTCATGACAGTTTCTTCTCAGAATAAAGGTAGGACAGATACCAAAGTTCAGTATAAGCCTTTCCTTCAGATTTCATTGTGAGCATTTTCTGAGGTCTCTACTCAAATTTGTATGGTAG carries:
- the ATP6V1B2 gene encoding V-type proton ATPase subunit B, brain isoform yields the protein MAALRAIRGMVNGAVSELSGGNSGAAAAREQAAAANRDYISQPRLTYKTVSGVNGPLVILDQVKFPRYAEIVHLTLPDGTKRSGQVLEVSGSKAVVQVFEGTSGIDAKKTSCEFTGDILRTPVSEDMLGRVFNGSGKPIDRGPIVLAEDYLDIMGQPINPQCRIYPEEMIQTGISAIDGMNSIARGQKIPIFSAAGLPHNEIAAQICRQAGLVKKSKDVMDYSEDNFAIVFAAMGVNMETARFFKSDFEENGSMDNVCLFLNLANDPTIERIITPRLALTTAEFLAYQCEKHVLVILTDMSSYAEALREVSAAREEVPGRRGFPGYMYTDLATIYERAGRVEGRNGSITQIPILTMPNDDITHPIPDLTGYITEGQIYVDRQLHNRQIYPPINVLPSLSRLMKSAIGEGMTRKDHSDVSNQLYACYAIGKDVQAMKAVVGEEALSSDDLLYLEFLQKFERNFIAQGPYENRTVYETLDIGWQLLRIFPKEMLKRIPQSTLAEFYPRDSTAKH